A stretch of Mycobacterium sp. ITM-2016-00316 DNA encodes these proteins:
- a CDS encoding adenylate/guanylate cyclase domain-containing protein translates to MLVAGAIGYVSGTDSLRNAEFERMTQLRESRAREITSYYQTVANAASIVTHGTTTVNAVRDFSAAFAELESTAPPPGAEAAVAKYYETVFAPALSERTGEPADPTLFEPVGNAAVYLQNAYTVPAGGDFEKSIAVRTAGDPSAWSAVNARYQGFFADLTTRFGFEDALVLDTNGNAVYTTYKGADLGTNLFTGPYRTSLLADSYREALQATSVDQTFVTDFERYPPSYDKPTPWVLSPIGSGGSIVGVLALQLSLDGINNVMTGGNGWEQDGLGATGETYLAGSDTLMRSASRELITNPEGFVDAVVANGTPLDVAEREVAVNGSVLLQPVDTVAVNRALSGESGVVTDNDYIGPTSLVAYMPLDIPGLDWVLIAKIDENEALAPVNTFARNIALSTAAIVLVVCIVALFLSRLLTRPLTRLASAVRRVTGGELGVSVPVTTHDEFGDLAVDFNNMSDSLQTKQALIDEQRRENDELLASLMPESVARRYRGGEQTISSDHRDVSVIYAELLNYRDFSRSLASDESVRLLNTLVESFDAAAEHHGIERVRGLHNGFLATCGLVTPRVDHAGRTVAFAIELVEVIELFNKQHGAGLTVRVGIDSGPVSSGLIGQRTRIYDLWGEAVDLAHRVHAAADRPGIFVSDRVHTSLDAFHTFERAGTVTTGEGTETVWALRIPDRVTR, encoded by the coding sequence GTGCTCGTTGCCGGTGCGATCGGATATGTGTCCGGTACGGATTCGTTGCGCAACGCCGAATTCGAGAGAATGACGCAGCTACGAGAGTCCCGGGCGCGCGAAATCACCAGCTATTACCAAACGGTCGCCAATGCTGCCTCGATCGTCACGCACGGGACGACGACGGTGAACGCGGTCCGGGATTTCAGTGCGGCTTTTGCCGAACTCGAATCCACTGCGCCGCCACCGGGTGCCGAGGCCGCGGTGGCGAAGTACTACGAGACGGTCTTTGCGCCGGCGTTGAGCGAACGCACCGGTGAGCCGGCAGACCCGACGTTGTTCGAGCCCGTGGGTAACGCCGCGGTCTACCTGCAGAATGCGTACACGGTGCCGGCCGGCGGCGACTTCGAGAAATCCATTGCGGTGCGGACAGCCGGTGATCCCAGTGCCTGGTCGGCGGTCAATGCCCGCTATCAGGGCTTCTTCGCAGATCTGACCACCAGGTTCGGCTTCGAGGATGCGTTGGTGCTGGATACCAATGGCAATGCCGTCTACACCACCTACAAGGGTGCGGACCTCGGAACCAATCTCTTCACCGGGCCGTACCGGACATCGCTGTTGGCCGACAGTTACCGCGAAGCGCTGCAAGCCACCTCGGTCGACCAGACCTTCGTCACTGATTTCGAGCGGTACCCGCCCTCCTATGACAAGCCGACACCGTGGGTGTTGTCTCCGATCGGCAGCGGCGGCAGCATCGTGGGAGTTCTTGCCCTGCAGTTGTCGCTCGACGGGATCAACAATGTGATGACCGGGGGCAACGGCTGGGAGCAGGACGGTCTGGGGGCGACCGGCGAGACCTACCTTGCCGGCTCCGACACCTTGATGCGGTCGGCCTCCCGTGAGCTGATCACCAATCCCGAGGGCTTTGTCGACGCGGTGGTCGCCAACGGCACCCCCTTGGATGTGGCCGAACGCGAGGTGGCGGTCAACGGAAGCGTGCTCTTACAGCCCGTCGACACGGTGGCGGTCAACAGGGCGTTATCCGGTGAATCCGGTGTGGTCACCGATAACGACTACATCGGTCCGACATCGCTGGTGGCCTACATGCCGCTGGACATTCCGGGGCTCGATTGGGTGTTGATTGCCAAAATCGACGAGAACGAGGCGTTGGCTCCGGTCAACACGTTCGCCCGCAACATCGCGCTGTCGACCGCGGCCATCGTGCTGGTGGTCTGCATCGTGGCCCTGTTCCTCAGCCGGTTGTTGACACGTCCGTTGACGCGGTTGGCTTCGGCCGTGCGCCGAGTGACCGGTGGTGAGCTCGGAGTCAGCGTGCCGGTCACGACCCATGATGAGTTCGGCGATCTGGCAGTGGATTTCAACAACATGAGTGACAGCCTGCAAACGAAGCAGGCACTGATCGACGAACAACGCCGGGAGAACGACGAACTTCTGGCGTCGTTGATGCCAGAGTCGGTTGCCCGTCGGTACCGCGGGGGTGAGCAGACGATCAGCAGCGATCACCGTGACGTTTCGGTCATCTACGCGGAGTTGTTGAACTACCGGGATTTCAGCCGGTCGCTGGCGTCCGATGAATCGGTGCGGTTGCTCAATACCCTGGTCGAGTCGTTCGATGCCGCAGCCGAACATCACGGCATCGAACGGGTACGTGGCCTGCACAACGGATTTCTGGCCACCTGCGGCCTGGTCACTCCGCGCGTCGACCACGCCGGCCGGACCGTGGCTTTCGCGATCGAACTCGTCGAGGTGATCGAGCTGTTCAACAAGCAGCACGGCGCGGGGCTGACGGTGCGGGTCGGCATCGACAGCGGCCCGGTGTCCAGCGGCCTGATAGGCCAACGAACGAGGATCTATGACCTGTGGGGTGAAGCGGTAGACCTCGCTCACCGTGTACACGCCGCGGCTGATCGACCCGGCATCTTCGTCAGCGACCGGGTACACACCAGCCTCGACGCCTTTCATACATTCGAACGCGCCGGCACGGTGACCACTGGTGAAGGCACCGAAACCGTCTGGGCCCTGCGCATTCCGGACCGGGTGACCCGGTGA
- a CDS encoding glucosamine kinase encodes MQSAVDLLTLDEGHALAIIELDGSLSAVPVVGTPGDWQRATAGDGTADALVRLLAQAPGHSSHGRFSVVSWTDRYLPGSERPITVDQTNESVIVGEQAVVKWATHLQPGPHPAPGRLAALTAAGFTAMPTPWGVVTWTPEHGDETLVATVNGYLPGAVDGWTWAKDLFIDAARSGDLTAVAATSRALGAVVADLHTSLLGTSSRSTSHDAQRWRDGAFDTLAQARLLAGPANALLLTEHAEDIERILDGLSGLVDVPVLDAHGDLHVGQVLRADDLLVITDFDGNPVLPPAERVLPVPAAVDLAGIMQSLSHVAIVAATRGELEPETLTEVDGVSRAELYGAYLDRLTQDGHADLHIDSALDPFRLQQVLREIVYAGRHLPRWMYVPDAALPALLTEMSR; translated from the coding sequence GTGCAGTCCGCTGTCGATCTCCTCACACTCGATGAGGGCCACGCGCTGGCGATCATCGAGCTCGACGGATCCTTGTCGGCAGTTCCCGTGGTCGGCACACCGGGCGACTGGCAACGCGCGACGGCAGGCGACGGCACCGCCGACGCGCTGGTCCGCCTGCTCGCACAGGCCCCCGGGCATTCGTCGCACGGCCGGTTTTCGGTGGTGTCGTGGACCGACCGGTACCTGCCGGGCAGCGAACGGCCGATCACCGTCGACCAGACCAACGAGTCGGTCATCGTCGGCGAGCAGGCTGTGGTGAAGTGGGCGACCCACCTGCAGCCCGGGCCGCATCCCGCCCCGGGCAGGCTGGCGGCCCTGACCGCCGCCGGGTTCACGGCCATGCCAACCCCGTGGGGGGTGGTCACCTGGACGCCGGAGCACGGCGATGAAACTCTGGTCGCGACGGTGAACGGTTATCTCCCCGGCGCGGTCGACGGCTGGACCTGGGCGAAGGACCTGTTCATCGACGCGGCCCGCAGCGGTGATCTGACCGCGGTGGCTGCCACGTCGCGCGCCCTGGGCGCCGTGGTCGCCGACCTCCACACGTCGTTGCTCGGAACGTCGAGCCGATCCACATCCCACGACGCACAACGCTGGCGCGACGGTGCGTTCGACACGTTGGCGCAGGCGCGCCTGCTGGCCGGTCCGGCCAATGCGCTGCTGCTCACCGAGCATGCCGAGGACATCGAACGCATCCTGGACGGTCTGTCCGGGCTGGTGGATGTGCCGGTGCTCGATGCACACGGTGACCTGCACGTCGGTCAGGTGCTGCGCGCCGACGATCTGCTGGTCATCACCGACTTCGACGGCAATCCGGTGCTCCCGCCGGCCGAACGCGTCCTGCCCGTCCCGGCTGCCGTCGACCTCGCCGGCATCATGCAGTCGCTGTCACACGTCGCCATCGTCGCCGCCACACGCGGTGAGCTCGAACCCGAGACGCTCACCGAGGTCGACGGGGTGTCGCGGGCGGAGTTGTACGGGGCCTACCTCGACAGGCTGACGCAGGACGGGCACGCAGACCTGCACATCGACAGCGCCCTCGACCCCTTCCGCCTGCAACAGGTGCTCCGCGAGATCGTCTACGCGGGACGCCATCTACCGCGTTGGATGTACGTCCCAGACGCGGCGCTACCCGCCCTTCTCACCGAAATGAGCCGATGA
- a CDS encoding FAD-binding oxidoreductase → MRTTDELRDVEPRPVWWEGARTGPQTQPLRGRVAADLVVVGAGYTGLWAAIEALTADPGRRVVILEQSWVGAAASGRNGGFVSESLTHGIAHGMATWPDELDELQRQGRQNVEQISDILQRNDVDADLRLVGKTTLARTPHEVEALRRAAPVYARFGENIEFLDRDQVRADIHSAAFHGGLRIHSGGLVEPMALVLGLRRIAGELGAVIFEGSPAAGITRSGGNLTVRSTHGEVDTSHVVLASNAYPPLLRRLKFWILPVYDYVLATAPLTAGQLDSIGWTQNQGLTDAGNQFHYFRRTRDDRIVWGGYDAIYHYGNAIAPELELRDRSHRLLARHFRQTFPQLEDLPFTHRWGGVIDTTSRFTPIFGTAFGGRLAYAVGFTGLGVASTRFGARVALDLLTGRETERTSLRAVTSRAVPFPPEPLRWPAVEVTRAALAREDETGRRGVLLRTMDRFGVGFNS, encoded by the coding sequence TTGAGAACGACCGACGAGTTGCGTGACGTGGAACCCCGTCCCGTGTGGTGGGAGGGCGCGCGCACCGGACCGCAGACCCAGCCGCTACGCGGCCGGGTCGCCGCCGACCTCGTCGTCGTGGGTGCGGGTTACACCGGTCTGTGGGCGGCGATCGAAGCTCTCACCGCGGACCCGGGCCGCCGGGTCGTCATTCTCGAACAGTCGTGGGTGGGTGCGGCGGCATCCGGGCGAAACGGCGGCTTCGTCTCCGAGTCGCTGACGCACGGCATCGCCCACGGGATGGCGACGTGGCCGGACGAACTCGACGAGCTGCAGCGCCAGGGCCGCCAGAACGTCGAGCAGATCTCAGATATTCTGCAGCGCAACGACGTCGACGCCGATCTGCGCTTGGTCGGAAAGACCACGCTGGCCAGAACTCCGCACGAGGTCGAGGCGCTGCGACGCGCCGCGCCGGTGTACGCCCGTTTCGGCGAGAACATCGAGTTTCTCGACCGTGATCAGGTTCGTGCCGATATCCACTCGGCCGCCTTCCACGGCGGGTTGCGGATCCACAGCGGCGGACTGGTGGAGCCGATGGCGCTTGTGCTCGGATTGCGCCGCATCGCAGGAGAATTGGGTGCCGTCATCTTCGAAGGATCGCCGGCCGCCGGGATCACCCGGTCCGGCGGCAACCTGACGGTGCGCAGCACACACGGCGAGGTCGACACCTCCCACGTCGTGCTCGCGTCCAACGCTTATCCGCCCCTGCTGCGGCGGCTGAAGTTCTGGATCCTCCCGGTCTACGACTATGTACTGGCGACGGCACCGCTGACCGCCGGTCAGCTGGACTCGATCGGCTGGACGCAGAACCAGGGCCTCACCGATGCCGGCAATCAGTTCCACTACTTCCGCCGCACCCGCGACGACCGCATCGTGTGGGGAGGCTATGACGCGATCTACCACTACGGCAACGCCATCGCGCCCGAACTCGAACTGCGCGACCGATCACACCGACTGCTGGCACGGCACTTTCGCCAGACTTTCCCGCAACTGGAAGATCTGCCGTTCACCCACCGCTGGGGTGGCGTCATCGACACCACGAGCAGGTTCACACCGATCTTCGGAACGGCCTTCGGCGGGCGCCTGGCCTACGCGGTCGGATTCACCGGCCTCGGGGTGGCATCGACGCGCTTCGGTGCGCGAGTGGCCCTGGACCTGCTGACCGGGCGGGAGACCGAACGCACCAGCCTGCGGGCCGTCACCAGTCGCGCTGTGCCGTTCCCGCCCGAGCCGTTGCGCTGGCCCGCGGTCGAGGTGACCCGCGCCGCCCTGGCTCGGGAAGACGAAACAGGCCGTAGGGGAGTGCTTTTGCGCACCATGGACCGCTTCGGTGTGGGCTTCAACAGCTAG
- a CDS encoding SIS domain-containing protein, whose translation MKPDGFATDLTRKPEVLTKLGGALATRNPWADAIPADVNRVVLLGMGSSAYAGGVAAARLRARGICAVSEIASTELLPQWGPGTLVVATSATGGSIETLDALERLHGSAHTVALTNTPGSTITTRCKETVELLAEPEVGGVACRSYQHTLAMLMALECHLTGTRADDLVTAVESAARASDWLLSTESDWRPPVSDLLLGEAETHLVAPAHRFGSAQQGALMFREGPRRSAIGCESGDWSHVDVYRTKNSDLRMLVFAGSKWEAQMAEWTGPRGTTVVGVGGDVPSATHTVRYPGDDVDDVRLLTETLIAELVAARDWQAAALPPSEI comes from the coding sequence ATGAAACCCGACGGATTCGCCACCGATCTCACCCGCAAGCCCGAGGTGCTGACCAAGCTGGGCGGTGCGCTGGCGACCCGGAACCCGTGGGCCGACGCCATTCCCGCCGACGTCAACCGTGTCGTGCTGCTCGGCATGGGCTCGTCGGCCTACGCCGGCGGGGTCGCGGCCGCACGTCTGCGCGCCCGCGGGATCTGTGCGGTCTCCGAGATCGCGTCCACGGAGCTGCTACCCCAGTGGGGGCCGGGCACCCTCGTGGTGGCCACCTCGGCGACCGGCGGATCGATCGAGACCCTCGATGCCCTGGAACGCCTCCATGGTTCGGCGCATACCGTGGCGTTGACCAACACCCCCGGGTCCACCATCACCACGCGCTGCAAAGAGACCGTCGAGTTGTTGGCCGAACCCGAAGTGGGTGGCGTGGCCTGCCGCAGCTACCAGCACACGTTGGCAATGTTGATGGCGCTCGAATGTCACCTCACGGGAACCCGCGCCGACGACCTGGTCACCGCCGTGGAGTCCGCGGCACGCGCGAGCGACTGGCTACTGTCCACCGAAAGCGACTGGCGACCCCCAGTTTCCGACCTGCTGCTCGGGGAGGCGGAGACGCATCTGGTGGCCCCGGCCCACCGTTTCGGCTCTGCCCAGCAGGGCGCCTTGATGTTTCGGGAAGGGCCCCGACGCTCGGCGATCGGCTGCGAGAGCGGCGACTGGAGTCATGTCGATGTGTACCGCACCAAGAACAGCGATCTGCGGATGCTCGTCTTCGCCGGGTCGAAATGGGAAGCCCAGATGGCCGAATGGACCGGGCCGCGCGGCACCACGGTGGTCGGCGTGGGCGGTGACGTGCCCAGTGCCACCCACACGGTGCGTTACCCCGGGGACGATGTCGACGATGTGCGCCTGCTGACCGAGACGCTCATTGCCGAACTGGTCGCGGCCCGGGACTGGCAGGCGGCGGCTCTGCCACCGTCTGAAATCTGA
- a CDS encoding aminobutyraldehyde dehydrogenase — translation MTAGLFHRGVRVAGSGGERTLVDPSTGQPTADISEASIEDARRAVTAAAEAFPGWSRRTAGERARSLLRWADLIDAHATEITALEVAETGKPEAVFRDGELPFGTDNLRFFAGAGRSLEETGAGLLSEGYTSMIVRRPVGPVVGIAPWNFPMIMGLWKIGPALAAGNTIVVKPAPSTPSSTLYIAELAIEAGIPPGVLEVVTGDQAVGEALVSDDRVHLVSITGSTRAGRQVMSTAAMRGARVHLELGGKAPCLVFEDAHLDDAAHGIAMGATYNSGQDCTAATRVYAHESIIDALVERLIAAFGAIRVGDPHQASTDIGPLISVEHRARVHGFVQRAVAAGATVHTGGVLPEGPGAFYPPTLITGAPQTSEIVQDEVFGPVLVVLPFGDEEEAIRLANDCRYGLASSVWTTDVARALRTAHAIEAGVTWVNDHLPIASEAPHGGVKASGFGKDMSQSAVAEYTVARHIMVKHAPRAAHASFRPS, via the coding sequence ATGACCGCAGGGCTTTTCCATCGCGGTGTTCGGGTCGCCGGCTCCGGAGGCGAACGCACCCTCGTCGACCCGTCGACAGGGCAACCGACGGCGGACATCTCCGAGGCGTCGATCGAGGACGCCCGGCGTGCCGTCACCGCCGCGGCCGAAGCCTTCCCCGGGTGGTCTCGCCGGACCGCCGGCGAGCGAGCGCGGTCATTGCTGCGCTGGGCCGACCTGATCGATGCCCACGCCACCGAGATCACCGCCCTGGAGGTCGCCGAAACGGGCAAGCCGGAAGCGGTCTTTCGCGACGGTGAACTTCCCTTCGGCACCGACAATCTGCGATTCTTCGCAGGAGCGGGCCGGTCCCTGGAGGAGACCGGAGCCGGCCTGCTCAGCGAGGGCTACACCTCGATGATCGTGCGGCGGCCCGTGGGGCCCGTGGTGGGCATCGCCCCATGGAATTTCCCGATGATCATGGGGCTGTGGAAGATCGGGCCCGCGCTGGCTGCGGGCAACACGATCGTCGTCAAGCCGGCGCCCTCGACCCCGTCGAGCACGCTCTACATCGCCGAACTGGCGATCGAGGCCGGCATTCCACCAGGCGTTCTGGAAGTGGTGACCGGTGACCAGGCCGTCGGCGAGGCATTGGTCTCCGACGACCGCGTACACCTCGTCTCCATCACCGGATCCACCCGCGCCGGACGCCAGGTGATGTCGACAGCGGCGATGCGCGGTGCGCGGGTTCATCTCGAACTCGGTGGCAAGGCGCCGTGTCTGGTGTTCGAGGACGCCCATCTCGACGACGCGGCGCACGGTATCGCGATGGGCGCGACCTACAACTCGGGCCAGGACTGCACCGCAGCGACCCGCGTGTACGCACACGAGTCGATCATCGACGCACTCGTCGAACGCCTCATCGCGGCCTTCGGTGCGATCCGGGTCGGTGATCCACACCAGGCGTCCACCGACATCGGTCCACTGATCAGCGTCGAGCACCGTGCGCGGGTTCACGGTTTCGTCCAACGTGCGGTGGCGGCGGGGGCCACAGTGCACACCGGCGGTGTGCTGCCGGAGGGCCCCGGCGCCTTCTATCCGCCGACGCTGATCACCGGGGCGCCACAGACATCCGAGATCGTGCAGGACGAAGTCTTCGGGCCGGTGCTGGTGGTGCTGCCGTTCGGCGATGAGGAAGAAGCGATTCGGCTGGCCAACGACTGTCGGTACGGCCTGGCGTCCTCGGTGTGGACCACCGATGTGGCGCGCGCACTTCGCACCGCGCACGCGATCGAGGCCGGCGTGACGTGGGTCAACGACCACCTGCCGATCGCGTCCGAGGCGCCACACGGCGGCGTCAAGGCAAGTGGGTTCGGCAAGGACATGAGTCAGTCCGCTGTCGCCGAATACACCGTTGCCCGCCACATCATGGTCAAACACGCGCCGAGGGCGGCGCACGCGTCCTTCCGGCCATCCTGA
- a CDS encoding APC family permease — protein sequence MLPRKMRWFDGFAMAMTMPAALVATLGASIAGLGGWGAAVLWAISMAISLAVNWIYIELAAMFPNASGGISGYAAEAWKKRVPWFAPLAGVGYWLPWGSNLATYGSFTGLLVQSQWFPDQQWTFDLGPLHFSFPILIGLIVIFVLYGINVIGVRVTMAFVYVTAAILMIPLAVFIFFPLFNADWAPMDLTWNLHGLEGLHTAIVWLYVMAWTTLGIEVCATFASEYRDPVRDTSRAIRASALFCLGVFFLVPLTLGGFAGEEAIAADPSTFFVASFSQLTGAGADVMVLCLIASLVLVMLTSVADASRVLFNMGKEGITVRSMGKLNRRGVPIRALNVMLVLNIVLLVVLQQPLAIIVTGNLGYILAHVLAVAGFALLRRDRPAAPRPIRLPRVFVPISVGLAILLTVMLVVGATGFSVTGYGGVLELGIALSILAAGVVLWWFVQRSDRRNEARVDTAG from the coding sequence GTGCTCCCTCGGAAGATGCGCTGGTTCGACGGCTTCGCGATGGCGATGACGATGCCCGCCGCGCTGGTCGCCACCCTGGGTGCCTCGATCGCCGGGCTCGGCGGCTGGGGCGCTGCGGTGCTGTGGGCCATCTCGATGGCGATATCGCTGGCCGTCAACTGGATCTATATCGAGTTGGCGGCGATGTTCCCCAACGCCTCGGGCGGCATCTCCGGCTACGCGGCCGAAGCATGGAAGAAGCGAGTGCCCTGGTTCGCGCCGCTGGCCGGGGTCGGGTATTGGCTGCCATGGGGATCCAACCTGGCGACTTACGGTTCCTTCACCGGTCTGCTGGTGCAATCCCAGTGGTTCCCCGACCAACAGTGGACCTTTGATCTGGGTCCGCTGCACTTCAGCTTCCCGATTCTCATCGGACTGATCGTCATCTTCGTGCTGTATGGCATCAACGTCATCGGCGTGCGGGTCACCATGGCGTTCGTCTATGTGACCGCAGCGATCCTGATGATCCCGCTTGCCGTGTTCATTTTCTTCCCGCTCTTCAACGCCGACTGGGCGCCGATGGACCTGACGTGGAACCTGCACGGCCTGGAGGGTCTGCACACCGCGATCGTCTGGCTGTATGTGATGGCGTGGACGACGCTGGGCATCGAGGTCTGCGCGACCTTCGCTTCCGAGTATCGCGATCCGGTCCGGGACACCTCACGGGCGATCCGTGCGTCGGCGCTGTTCTGCCTGGGTGTGTTCTTCCTCGTCCCGCTGACCCTCGGCGGTTTCGCCGGCGAGGAGGCGATCGCGGCGGACCCGTCCACCTTCTTCGTGGCCAGCTTCTCGCAGTTGACCGGTGCCGGCGCGGACGTCATGGTGTTGTGTCTCATCGCCTCCCTGGTGTTGGTGATGCTGACATCTGTCGCCGATGCCTCGCGCGTCTTGTTCAACATGGGCAAGGAGGGCATCACCGTGCGCTCCATGGGCAAGCTCAACCGCCGCGGTGTGCCCATTCGCGCGCTGAACGTCATGCTGGTGCTCAACATCGTGCTGCTGGTCGTGCTCCAACAACCGCTGGCGATCATCGTCACCGGCAACCTTGGCTACATCCTGGCGCACGTGCTGGCCGTGGCCGGCTTCGCGCTGCTGCGCAGGGACCGGCCCGCCGCGCCGCGTCCCATCCGTCTGCCACGGGTCTTCGTGCCGATATCGGTGGGCCTTGCGATTCTGCTGACCGTCATGCTGGTCGTCGGAGCCACAGGGTTCTCGGTGACCGGGTACGGCGGCGTACTCGAACTCGGCATCGCCCTGTCGATTCTGGCAGCGGGCGTGGTGCTCTGGTGGTTCGTTCAGCGCAGCGACCGACGCAACGAGGCGCGGGTGGACACGGCAGGCTGA
- a CDS encoding TetR/AcrR family transcriptional regulator, which produces MSRTERRAKLLHAAQRAVMKHGADVQLNQVAAEAGLTSGAVLYHFPDVQTLLVEANRAGMERFYDDRLRRIEGIGEPDRRLVLTIESGLPVDSDDPAVKLLCELGGAAGRYPTYAVLLTALFDRQVAMYQVILESGAAQGVFTLSSPSLTIARNIVALEDAYGYRMVARHPSLDADASTELILDYARVATGHPLPRRADGERTD; this is translated from the coding sequence GTGAGCCGCACGGAACGACGCGCGAAGCTGCTGCACGCTGCCCAGCGCGCGGTGATGAAGCACGGCGCCGACGTCCAGCTCAATCAGGTCGCGGCCGAGGCCGGGCTCACCTCGGGCGCCGTGCTCTACCACTTTCCCGACGTGCAGACACTCCTCGTGGAGGCCAACAGGGCGGGGATGGAGCGGTTCTACGATGACCGCCTCCGCCGGATCGAGGGTATCGGCGAACCCGACCGCCGACTGGTGCTCACCATCGAGTCCGGTCTGCCCGTCGACTCCGACGACCCGGCAGTCAAGCTGCTGTGTGAACTGGGCGGGGCCGCCGGCCGCTACCCGACCTACGCGGTGCTGCTCACCGCACTGTTCGACCGGCAGGTGGCGATGTACCAGGTGATCCTGGAATCCGGTGCCGCACAAGGTGTTTTCACGCTGTCCTCACCGTCGCTGACCATTGCCCGCAACATCGTGGCACTCGAGGACGCCTACGGATACCGCATGGTCGCCCGCCATCCGAGCCTGGACGCCGACGCGTCCACCGAACTGATCCTCGACTACGCGCGGGTGGCCACCGGCCATCCCCTACCCCGCCGCGCCGACGGCGAACGGACCGACTGA
- a CDS encoding glycosyltransferase gives MSQALTIMFWPESAYGPTNQCIGVAAKLRDRGHTIVFAAESSWAGKIAKYGFIEELVDLAAPVEGAEDGDAGQFWTDFIAETAPEFAKPTSDQLATFIGPTYQALIDGAKYCEPRLREIIDKHQPDVIVEDNVVLFPALSTAGTPFVRFISCSPLEVPGPDVPPPFSGLPSDDRSEWAAYRAEFDRALRPMWEDFDAWVRAQGGAPLPDLEFMPRDNAATIYIYPAEADYVDRRPLDASWTRVDSSIRETDEDYELPAEMADRPDDSALVYLSLGSLGAADVSLMQRLVDILGTTRHRFIVSKGPQADKITLAANMVGAQMLPQTRIIPLVDAVISHGGNNTTTEALHFGKPLIVLPLFWDQYENAQRIDELKLGVRLDTYHFADAELTGALDRVLADQELRDRVSAIGAAVRERDGLSVAADVIERAGVSHLSTSG, from the coding sequence ATGTCCCAGGCGTTGACCATCATGTTCTGGCCGGAGTCCGCCTACGGACCCACCAATCAATGCATCGGCGTCGCAGCCAAGCTCCGCGACCGCGGCCACACCATCGTCTTCGCCGCCGAGTCCTCATGGGCGGGAAAGATCGCCAAGTACGGGTTCATCGAGGAACTCGTCGATCTGGCGGCGCCCGTCGAGGGCGCCGAAGACGGTGACGCCGGCCAGTTCTGGACCGACTTCATCGCCGAGACGGCACCGGAATTCGCCAAACCGACCTCGGACCAGCTGGCGACCTTCATCGGCCCCACCTACCAGGCGCTCATCGACGGCGCCAAGTACTGCGAACCACGGTTGCGCGAGATCATCGACAAGCACCAACCCGACGTCATCGTCGAAGACAACGTGGTCCTCTTTCCCGCGCTGTCGACCGCGGGTACGCCGTTCGTGCGGTTCATCTCGTGCAGCCCGCTGGAAGTACCCGGACCCGATGTCCCGCCGCCGTTTTCGGGATTGCCCAGCGATGACCGATCCGAATGGGCGGCCTACCGCGCCGAATTCGACCGTGCCCTGCGACCGATGTGGGAGGACTTCGACGCCTGGGTGCGCGCACAGGGCGGCGCCCCGCTGCCCGATCTGGAGTTCATGCCGCGCGACAACGCGGCCACCATCTACATCTATCCGGCCGAGGCGGACTACGTCGACAGACGACCCCTCGACGCGTCGTGGACGCGGGTGGACTCCAGCATCCGCGAGACCGATGAGGACTACGAACTACCCGCCGAAATGGCCGACCGCCCGGACGACAGCGCACTGGTCTATCTGTCGCTGGGTTCGCTCGGCGCAGCGGATGTGTCGCTGATGCAGCGGCTGGTCGACATCCTCGGCACCACCCGGCACCGCTTCATCGTCAGCAAGGGTCCACAGGCGGACAAGATCACGCTGGCCGCCAACATGGTCGGCGCGCAGATGCTGCCGCAGACCAGGATCATCCCACTGGTGGACGCCGTGATCTCGCACGGCGGCAACAACACCACGACCGAGGCGCTGCATTTCGGGAAGCCGCTGATCGTGCTCCCGCTGTTCTGGGATCAGTACGAGAATGCCCAGCGCATTGACGAATTGAAGCTGGGCGTGCGGTTGGACACCTACCATTTCGCCGATGCCGAGCTGACCGGTGCCCTGGACCGGGTCCTGGCCGATCAGGAACTGCGCGACAGGGTGTCCGCGATCGGTGCGGCCGTTCGCGAGCGTGACGGCCTCAGCGTGGCCGCCGACGTCATCGAGCGCGCCGGTGTGTCCCATCTGAGCACCTCCGGCTGA